One stretch of Longimicrobium sp. DNA includes these proteins:
- a CDS encoding type II toxin-antitoxin system RelE/ParE family toxin gives MKVVWSDTALAQLRAIHAYIAQNSERYAQRTVDRLTNRTKQIAQFPRSGRVVPEFESEDIRELIEGHYRLIYEIQPRQIVIAAVVHTAASTRWL, from the coding sequence GTGAAGGTCGTCTGGTCTGATACGGCGCTTGCCCAGCTCCGCGCGATTCACGCGTACATCGCTCAGAACTCGGAGCGTTACGCGCAACGAACCGTTGATCGTTTGACGAATCGGACGAAGCAGATCGCGCAGTTCCCGCGGTCCGGCCGCGTTGTGCCCGAGTTCGAGTCGGAGGATATTCGCGAGTTGATCGAGGGCCATTATCGTCTCATCTACGAAATCCAGCCCCGTCAAATCGTAATCGCCGCTGTAGTGCATACGGCGGCAAGCACACGCTGGCTGTGA
- a CDS encoding aldehyde dehydrogenase family protein, with the protein MSTVMRERAAEAPSAEETVRAAVERAREAQRAWGALSVRERSRKLRALRGVLMRRMDEVIDVVHGETGKPRIEALGHEVMIVAGLIKAYERRAPRVLRPKRVGTGFLVNKSGRKYYQPFGVVGVISPWNFPFSMPGIPAVSALFAGNAVVVKPSEVTPRSGAILRDLAREAIPDHPEIVQVVEGAGEVGAALVAAGVDKIAFIGSPRTGRRVMAAAAETLTPVVMELGANDVAIVCEDADLERAAAGVVWGAMSNAGQVCMSTERALVPERVYDRFASAVEAEMRRLRVASSAQAKGEEYDVGRLIFRPQREVIERVVEDARERGARVVVGGELLSEEGPVWAPTLIVDATPEMELNRGETFGPVLPLIRVRDEDEAVRLANAGSFGLNASVWTRSRSRGRRIARRLAAGMVMVNDVLINFGIPELPYGGVKESGFGRMMGDEGLLEFSVVKAVAETRVALPREIVWFPYRPKQYELLRRLAKTVFGTRWR; encoded by the coding sequence ATGAGCACGGTGATGCGGGAGCGCGCGGCGGAGGCTCCCTCGGCGGAGGAGACGGTGCGCGCGGCGGTGGAGCGGGCGCGGGAGGCCCAGCGCGCCTGGGGGGCGCTCTCCGTGCGCGAGCGCAGCCGGAAGCTGCGGGCGCTGCGCGGCGTGCTGATGCGGCGCATGGACGAGGTGATCGACGTCGTCCACGGCGAGACGGGGAAGCCACGCATCGAGGCGCTGGGGCACGAGGTGATGATCGTGGCCGGGCTGATCAAGGCGTACGAGCGGCGGGCCCCGCGCGTGCTGCGCCCGAAGCGCGTGGGCACCGGCTTCCTGGTGAACAAGTCCGGGCGGAAGTACTACCAGCCCTTCGGCGTGGTGGGCGTCATCTCGCCGTGGAACTTCCCCTTCTCGATGCCCGGCATCCCCGCGGTGAGCGCGCTCTTCGCCGGGAACGCGGTGGTGGTCAAGCCCTCGGAGGTGACGCCCAGGAGCGGGGCGATCCTGCGCGACCTGGCGCGCGAGGCGATCCCCGACCACCCCGAGATCGTGCAGGTGGTGGAGGGCGCGGGCGAGGTGGGGGCGGCGCTGGTGGCCGCGGGGGTGGACAAGATCGCCTTCATCGGCTCGCCGCGGACGGGGCGGCGGGTGATGGCGGCGGCGGCGGAGACGCTCACCCCCGTGGTGATGGAACTGGGCGCCAACGACGTGGCCATCGTCTGCGAGGACGCGGACCTGGAGCGCGCGGCCGCCGGCGTGGTGTGGGGCGCCATGTCGAACGCGGGCCAGGTGTGCATGTCCACCGAGCGTGCCCTGGTGCCGGAGCGCGTCTACGACCGCTTCGCGTCGGCGGTGGAGGCGGAGATGCGCAGGCTCCGCGTCGCTTCCTCGGCCCAGGCGAAGGGGGAGGAGTACGACGTGGGGCGGCTCATCTTCCGGCCGCAGCGCGAGGTGATCGAGCGGGTGGTGGAGGACGCGCGGGAGCGGGGCGCGCGCGTGGTGGTCGGCGGCGAGCTGCTGAGCGAGGAGGGGCCGGTCTGGGCGCCCACGCTGATCGTGGACGCCACGCCGGAGATGGAGCTGAACCGCGGCGAGACCTTCGGCCCCGTGCTCCCGCTGATCCGCGTGCGCGACGAGGACGAGGCGGTGCGCCTGGCCAACGCCGGCTCGTTCGGGCTGAACGCCAGCGTGTGGACCAGGAGCCGCTCGCGCGGGCGGCGGATCGCGCGGCGGCTGGCGGCGGGGATGGTGATGGTCAACGACGTGCTGATCAACTTCGGGATCCCCGAGCTGCCGTACGGGGGGGTGAAGGAGAGCGGCTTCGGGCGGATGATGGGCGACGAGGGGCTGCTGGAGTTCTCGGTGGTGAAGGCGGTCGCCGAGACGCGCGTGGCGCTCCCGCGCGAGATCGTCTGGTTCCCCTACCGCCCGAAGCAGTACGAGCTGCTCCGCCGCCTGGCCAAGACGGTGTTCGGGACCCGCTGGCGCTGA